In Oligoflexia bacterium, a single genomic region encodes these proteins:
- a CDS encoding PadR family transcriptional regulator, which yields MPSGIDNWKTQVRKGYLEMCILLVIQTHKSLYGFDLIEKLHTLDLNVKEGTLYPLLNRMSSEGILKTHWQTEGNKGHPRKFYALTAEGEAFLQMMQEEFGRMAKVFEQLSKDHE from the coding sequence ATGCCAAGTGGTATAGACAATTGGAAAACGCAAGTTAGAAAAGGTTACTTGGAGATGTGTATCTTGTTGGTCATACAAACCCATAAGAGCCTGTATGGATTTGACTTGATTGAAAAGCTGCATACCTTGGATTTAAATGTCAAAGAAGGAACCTTGTACCCTTTACTCAATAGAATGAGCAGTGAAGGTATACTTAAGACCCATTGGCAAACAGAAGGCAACAAAGGTCACCCAAGAAAGTTTTATGCTTTAACCGCAGAGGGTGAAGCGTTTTTGCAGATGATGCAAGAGGAGTTTGGCAGGATGGCCAAGGTATTTGAGCAGTTAAGCAAAGATCATGAATAA